A window from Lactiplantibacillus pentosus encodes these proteins:
- a CDS encoding ECF transporter S component: MGRSEHLKKLVFTGLFAAIIFIGISVLRIPLPAIVGRPFIHFGNILTVLAVMLLGFGYGAAAGAIGLGLFDILNGYAATAWLTVIEAIILAAMVNLSFKSIGYTEHSLAKLYWVSFVAGLTKIITSWCTGVIEALMVGTTLKVAMIGSFTSLLAATINAVACVVLVPLLYRILTQVGFNRRRLGSL; the protein is encoded by the coding sequence ATGGGTCGGTCTGAACACTTAAAGAAGTTAGTCTTTACCGGACTTTTTGCCGCAATTATTTTCATTGGAATCAGTGTCTTAAGAATTCCGTTACCGGCAATCGTCGGGCGGCCATTTATTCACTTTGGCAATATTTTAACGGTTCTGGCCGTGATGTTACTAGGCTTCGGCTACGGAGCCGCAGCTGGGGCCATTGGACTGGGCTTATTCGATATTTTGAACGGTTATGCGGCGACAGCCTGGTTAACTGTGATTGAAGCGATTATCCTGGCCGCAATGGTCAACTTAAGCTTCAAGTCAATTGGCTACACGGAACACAGCTTGGCCAAGCTCTACTGGGTTTCGTTTGTGGCAGGATTGACTAAGATCATCACGTCTTGGTGTACCGGTGTTATCGAGGCGCTAATGGTCGGAACCACACTAAAAGTTGCGATGATTGGGTCGTTTACGAGCTTACTAGCGGCGACAATCAATGCGGTAGCGTGTGTGGTCCTTGTCCCATTGCTGTATCGGATCCTCACTCAGGTGGGCTTCAATCGCCGCCGATTGGGAAGTTTATAA
- a CDS encoding MFS transporter, whose amino-acid sequence MNTVSVKQLASHKLLWVIGTAWLFDALDVALLSFIMPVIKQSWHLTAGQLGAVSAVTSLGMIGALGCGYLADKFGRKPVLIGTLLLFSIGNLLLTVTPSVGWFIAVRLITGIGLGGELPVAATTIADHYRGTQRSRMLVLVDSFWAIGWIAASLLSFIVMPMIGWRLTVLITALMGLYALGLRRHLPAETTEAGAPSVERVAFRGALRRVWSPTHRRATICLSVLWFVIMFTYYGMFLWLPSVLVLRGFSLVHGFGYTLLMSLAQLPGYYLAAWLIGVVSRKAVLTTYLIGTMVSAAAFGLANNPTMIIISGAWLSFFTLGAWGIMIAFTPGQFPADIRGMGMGSAQSIGRIGATIGPFLIGALMTIGFTIPAIFMVFVGVLIVGIVVLIWGLTDQDA is encoded by the coding sequence ATGAATACAGTAAGTGTCAAGCAACTGGCGAGTCATAAGTTGCTATGGGTGATTGGAACGGCGTGGCTGTTCGATGCACTCGACGTTGCATTACTATCATTTATCATGCCAGTCATCAAACAAAGCTGGCATTTAACAGCGGGTCAACTGGGGGCCGTCAGCGCCGTGACATCATTGGGGATGATTGGGGCCTTGGGGTGTGGCTATTTAGCCGACAAGTTCGGTCGTAAACCAGTCTTGATTGGGACCTTGCTATTATTTTCAATCGGTAATCTATTATTGACGGTGACGCCCAGTGTCGGGTGGTTTATCGCGGTACGCTTAATCACTGGTATCGGGCTGGGTGGCGAGCTGCCAGTTGCCGCCACGACGATTGCGGACCATTATCGTGGTACCCAACGGTCGCGGATGTTAGTGCTAGTGGATAGCTTCTGGGCGATCGGTTGGATTGCGGCGTCACTGCTATCTTTCATAGTGATGCCGATGATTGGCTGGCGTTTGACTGTTCTGATCACTGCGTTGATGGGCTTATACGCGTTAGGATTGCGGCGGCATTTACCAGCGGAAACGACCGAAGCAGGGGCGCCCTCGGTTGAGCGAGTCGCTTTCAGGGGAGCCCTGCGGCGAGTTTGGTCACCAACACATCGGCGGGCGACCATCTGCCTCAGCGTACTATGGTTCGTCATTATGTTCACCTATTACGGAATGTTTTTATGGCTGCCAAGTGTGCTTGTATTACGCGGGTTTTCGTTGGTACACGGCTTTGGTTATACGCTGCTAATGAGTTTGGCCCAATTACCGGGCTACTACCTGGCCGCATGGTTGATTGGTGTTGTGTCTCGTAAAGCCGTTTTAACGACCTATTTGATTGGCACAATGGTTAGTGCCGCTGCTTTCGGATTAGCCAATAATCCAACGATGATCATTATTAGCGGCGCCTGGCTCTCATTTTTCACCCTTGGTGCGTGGGGCATCATGATTGCCTTTACGCCTGGGCAGTTTCCAGCCGATATTCGTGGGATGGGAATGGGAAGTGCACAGTCGATCGGCCGAATTGGCGCAACGATTGGCCCATTCCTGATTGGTGCCTTGATGACGATTGGTTTCACGATTCCAGCCATCTTCATGGTTTTTGTCGGTGTCTTGATCGTTGGAATCGTCGTGCTGATCTGGGGACTTACCGACCAGGATGCCTAG
- a CDS encoding NUDIX hydrolase, protein MTQPVSNRPLISITNIIWSFDPVTKQLLILLLQRNHAPFKETWGLPTTYLRADESADAAALRLVREKLGVQLAQFHTEQLGTFTAVARVPDERSLALTYMVYLPVKPQLVPGYGARDVRWFAVTPRQDRDDLVAGELTFKGVADAVSAAEFYQQTPPVQSLTADHALIIKTALQRVRNRLDYAPTILLVLGSHFTLKQAREVYAILWRRPVTTIDNSNFRKTHAHLFVEAGTAQSHSSGRPAKVYRLKSAG, encoded by the coding sequence ATGACGCAGCCAGTTAGTAATCGACCGCTAATCAGTATTACAAATATTATTTGGAGTTTTGATCCCGTGACCAAGCAGTTGCTGATTTTACTGCTGCAGCGTAATCACGCACCCTTTAAGGAAACTTGGGGCTTGCCGACGACTTATTTACGTGCTGACGAGAGTGCGGATGCCGCGGCATTGCGCTTAGTTCGTGAGAAGCTGGGCGTCCAATTGGCCCAATTCCATACCGAACAATTGGGAACGTTTACTGCGGTGGCGCGGGTACCAGATGAGCGGTCCTTGGCATTGACTTATATGGTCTACTTGCCTGTCAAACCGCAGCTCGTTCCCGGCTATGGCGCGCGGGATGTCCGGTGGTTTGCAGTGACACCGCGGCAAGACCGCGATGACTTGGTGGCTGGCGAGTTGACGTTTAAAGGTGTGGCGGATGCTGTGAGTGCCGCGGAATTTTATCAACAGACCCCGCCAGTACAGTCGTTGACCGCTGACCATGCGTTGATCATTAAGACGGCGCTACAACGGGTGCGCAATCGCCTGGATTATGCGCCGACCATCTTACTGGTGCTCGGTTCGCACTTTACACTCAAGCAAGCGCGAGAGGTCTACGCGATTTTGTGGCGCCGTCCCGTGACGACGATCGACAATTCCAATTTTCGTAAGACCCATGCGCATCTCTTCGTGGAGGCGGGAACGGCCCAGTCCCATTCATCTGGACGGCCTGCCAAAGTGTATCGCCTCAAATCAGCCGGTTGA
- a CDS encoding alpha/beta hydrolase, producing the protein MKWWLLTLLLVFGLAGCTSQAKQTNTKSRQSTSQKRVSAYIDSTTPTFYVHGFQGSAKSTNTLIKHAEKTAHAHKVLVATVSTSGAVTLTGKWQGHVRNPIIQVVFKNNLAQYDQQSAWLAKVITTVQQQHAFRQYNIVAHSAGCVASVNMLMTKQTADFPSINKLVTIAGPFDGVVGEDDVANQNSFLASGQPKYLHAAYELLAAKRTNFPTHVHLLNIVGTLNDGSHSDSLVTNVSARSIKYLLRGRSVDYTEKDFYGKHAQHSQLHENAHVALAVDRYLWHR; encoded by the coding sequence ATGAAATGGTGGCTACTGACGCTGTTGTTAGTCTTTGGCCTGGCGGGCTGTACTAGTCAAGCGAAACAAACGAACACTAAGTCGCGTCAGTCCACAAGTCAAAAACGGGTGTCAGCTTACATTGATAGTACGACCCCGACGTTTTATGTCCATGGGTTTCAAGGGAGTGCGAAATCGACCAATACGTTGATCAAGCATGCTGAAAAGACGGCTCATGCGCATAAAGTCCTCGTCGCGACCGTCAGTACTAGTGGCGCTGTCACGCTGACGGGTAAGTGGCAGGGGCATGTTCGCAATCCCATTATTCAGGTCGTGTTCAAGAATAATCTGGCACAGTACGATCAGCAGAGTGCTTGGTTAGCCAAGGTCATCACGACGGTTCAGCAACAGCATGCCTTTAGGCAATATAATATCGTGGCCCATTCGGCGGGGTGTGTCGCTAGTGTCAATATGCTCATGACCAAGCAAACGGCTGATTTCCCAAGCATCAACAAATTAGTCACGATCGCTGGGCCGTTTGATGGCGTGGTCGGCGAAGATGATGTCGCCAATCAGAATTCATTCCTAGCTTCTGGACAACCGAAATACTTGCACGCGGCGTATGAGTTGCTGGCGGCCAAACGGACCAACTTCCCAACCCACGTGCACTTACTCAATATTGTCGGCACGCTGAATGACGGCAGCCACTCGGATAGCTTGGTCACCAACGTATCGGCCCGCTCAATCAAGTATTTACTACGGGGCCGAAGTGTTGACTATACTGAAAAAGACTTTTATGGTAAACACGCCCAACACAGTCAGCTTCACGAAAACGCACACGTTGCCTTAGCCGTTGACCGTTACTTGTGGCATCGGTGA
- a CDS encoding C40 family peptidase, translated as MQTTRIMAAVANVWRQPRTLPIDTSAIANAGLQAWLAQLSDAETVKLERENRIVTQALFNDVFLVERFVDGWAYGYVASQRDDHHSQGYPGWIWAAQLSTVPLPIQTGPTVTIRRGFTPLLKADGRTLLRLSLGTELPVIGSKDHRYYTVQTPLGVAKVAKRATQFGFKTANLTRGATLVRLGETFLDLRYLWGGISAYGFDCSGFVYSLHRCVGIQLPRDAQDQIDKGVAVEQEAAQPGDLCFFAHDHGRGAVHHVALYAGDGWILHAPTPGKHVTYLQLATTYLQDELVAIKRNW; from the coding sequence CTGCAAACAACGCGAATTATGGCGGCGGTTGCCAATGTGTGGCGCCAACCGCGGACGTTACCAATCGATACGTCGGCGATTGCTAACGCGGGCCTGCAAGCCTGGTTGGCACAACTCAGTGACGCAGAGACGGTGAAGTTAGAACGTGAGAACCGGATTGTCACACAGGCACTCTTTAATGATGTCTTCTTAGTTGAACGCTTTGTCGATGGCTGGGCGTATGGCTACGTTGCGAGTCAGCGTGATGACCACCATTCGCAGGGTTATCCGGGCTGGATCTGGGCCGCACAATTGTCGACGGTCCCGTTGCCGATTCAGACTGGGCCAACAGTAACGATTCGCCGTGGATTTACACCGCTACTGAAAGCGGATGGTCGGACGTTACTACGGCTGAGTTTGGGGACAGAATTACCAGTGATTGGTAGTAAGGACCACCGTTATTATACGGTTCAGACGCCACTTGGAGTTGCTAAAGTTGCCAAACGAGCGACTCAGTTTGGTTTTAAAACCGCGAATTTGACCCGTGGTGCGACCCTAGTTCGATTAGGCGAAACTTTCCTAGATTTACGCTATTTGTGGGGCGGTATCAGCGCGTATGGTTTTGACTGTTCAGGCTTCGTGTACAGTCTGCATCGCTGTGTTGGCATTCAATTGCCGCGGGATGCTCAGGATCAGATTGATAAGGGCGTCGCCGTTGAACAGGAAGCCGCGCAGCCAGGTGATCTGTGCTTCTTTGCCCATGATCACGGGCGGGGTGCGGTCCACCACGTCGCACTCTATGCGGGTGACGGCTGGATCTTGCACGCACCAACACCGGGAAAGCACGTCACTTACTTGCAACTGGCGACGACGTACCTCCAGGATGAATTAGTGGCAATCAAGCGGAATTGGTAG
- a CDS encoding Lrp/AsnC family transcriptional regulator gives MDKTDLKILNALQADARISLKALADQCFISSPAISARITRLKKSGIIRDYQANLNYEKLNYHIKAYIQLQLEPTQKERFYPFVAGIPNILECDCVTGEYSQILKVIFESTQALDEFVNQLQTFGKTSTQIVFSTSVANRGLRLPEDQDVDSDEQ, from the coding sequence ATGGATAAGACCGATTTGAAGATTTTGAACGCCTTGCAGGCCGATGCACGCATCTCGTTAAAAGCACTTGCGGACCAGTGTTTCATCTCCTCACCCGCAATCTCCGCGCGCATCACCCGCCTGAAAAAGAGCGGCATCATTCGTGACTATCAGGCCAATCTGAACTATGAAAAATTAAACTATCATATTAAAGCTTATATTCAACTCCAACTTGAACCGACCCAAAAAGAGCGGTTCTACCCATTTGTCGCTGGAATTCCCAACATTCTCGAATGTGACTGTGTGACTGGTGAATATTCGCAAATTTTGAAAGTCATCTTCGAATCCACGCAGGCGCTCGACGAATTCGTCAACCAGTTACAGACCTTTGGTAAGACGAGCACCCAGATCGTCTTCTCCACTAGTGTTGCCAACCGCGGGCTCCGTTTGCCTGAAGACCAAGATGTGGATAGCGACGAACAATAA